A genomic segment from Sulfitobacter mediterraneus encodes:
- a CDS encoding HU family DNA-binding protein, with the protein MTSSKPAKAVTKSAASAAKPAVKKTLAKAAPPISAVAGKTPISAKTATPAIVDAPQPVVLGPMLRKKELIEKVVDRAGIKKKDAKPVIEAMLAVLGEALTEHREINLPDLGRIKVRKEKMLPNGRVMITKIRQPLGSTTKKTPDTSE; encoded by the coding sequence ATGACATCATCCAAGCCTGCGAAAGCAGTGACAAAATCCGCCGCAAGCGCGGCGAAACCGGCCGTCAAGAAAACCCTGGCAAAAGCCGCGCCGCCGATATCAGCGGTTGCCGGAAAAACGCCCATTTCAGCCAAAACCGCCACGCCAGCGATCGTAGACGCGCCGCAACCTGTGGTGCTTGGTCCGATGTTGCGCAAAAAAGAGCTGATCGAAAAAGTTGTCGACCGGGCCGGCATCAAAAAGAAAGACGCAAAGCCGGTGATTGAGGCCATGCTTGCAGTGCTTGGCGAGGCGCTCACTGAGCATCGCGAGATCAATCTGCCGGACCTGGGCCGTATCAAGGTGCGTAAGGAAAAGATGCTGCCCAACGGCCGTGTGATGATCACCAAGATCCGTCAACCCCTTGGCAGCACGACCAAAAAAACGCCTGACACCTCTGAATAG
- a CDS encoding histidine phosphatase family protein, whose protein sequence is MTKNYPKIWFLRHGQTEWNREFRLQGQLDSPLTQQGQAEAARQARIMPEILAQNPAIYASPLGRVRQTAQIALGDVPRQEDARLMEIHAGKWQGMTRTEILADRPEWAAQSPTPLEIYEAADGGEGLAAFHARIVDFLNDLTGPSVIVAHGLLGQVLRAEVCGLPIDQAGNLSNLQGCVYLLENGQETVLEAPE, encoded by the coding sequence ATGACAAAAAACTATCCGAAAATCTGGTTCCTGCGCCACGGGCAGACAGAGTGGAATCGCGAATTCCGCCTGCAGGGGCAGTTGGATTCGCCGCTGACCCAACAAGGCCAAGCCGAAGCGGCGCGGCAGGCCAGGATCATGCCGGAAATTTTGGCCCAGAACCCGGCCATCTATGCCTCGCCCCTCGGGCGGGTCCGCCAAACGGCGCAGATCGCATTAGGCGATGTGCCGCGGCAGGAAGATGCGCGGTTGATGGAAATTCACGCGGGCAAATGGCAGGGGATGACTCGCACCGAAATTCTGGCTGACCGTCCCGAATGGGCCGCGCAATCGCCCACGCCGCTTGAGATCTACGAGGCGGCCGACGGGGGGGAGGGGCTGGCCGCCTTTCATGCCCGGATTGTCGATTTTCTGAACGATCTTACCGGACCAAGCGTGATTGTGGCCCATGGTCTGTTGGGGCAGGTGCTGCGGGCGGAGGTTTGCGGGTTGCCCATCGATCAGGCGGGCAATCTGTCGAACTTGCAAGGCTGCGTCTATCTCCTTGAAAACGGTCAGGAAACGGTGCTTGAGGCGCCGGAGTGA